Within the bacterium genome, the region GTGCTCCAGTTGGCCGCGATGTCCTCGGCCGTCGGCGTGCTGCCCTGGCCGGCGAACCAGCCCTCGGCGACGCCGATGAACATGCGCGAGAACTTGCCGCCGCCGACCGAGTAGATCGAGTGGGTCGTCTCGCAGGCCTCGGAGCAGAGGTAGGTCACGAGCGGGGTCACCTGCTCGGGATCGATCAGCTTCGAGAGCTCACCCATCAGCTCCTCGGTGAGGCGGGTACGAGCGATCGGCGCGATCACGTTCGAGAGGATGTTGTTCTTCTTGCCCTCGACCGCGAGCACGTTCGACAGACCGACGAGGCCCATCTTGGCCGCGCCGTAGTTGGTCTGGCCGAAGTTGCCGAGCAGGCCGGCGGCCGACGCCGTGAACACGAAGCGGCCGTAGTTGCGCTCCTTCATGGCGCGGAAGGCCGGCTGCGAGACGAAGAAGGCGCCCTTCAGATGGACGTCGAGCACGATCTCGAGCTCTTCCGGCGTGAGCTTCGCGAAGGACTTGTCGCGCAGGATGCCCGCGTTGTTCACGACGATGTCGACCTGGCCGAAGTTGTCGAGGGCCGTCTGGATGATCGACTCGCCGCCTTCCGGCGTCGCGACCGAGTCGTAGTTGGCGACGGCCGTGCCGCCTGCCTCGTTGATCTCCTTGACGGTCTGGTCGGCCATGCTGGAGCCGCCGCCGGTGCCGTCCGCGGCGCCGCCCAGGTCGTTCACGACGACCTTGCCGCCGCGCTTGGCGAAGTCGAGGGCGTAGGTCTTGCCGAGGCCGCCGCCGGCCCCGGTGATGACGGCGACGCGGTCGTCGAATCGGATTTCACTCATGGTCTAGACTCCTGTGGAATGGATGGGAGGTCGGGATTGGGCCGGATCCATCACGAGCGTACGCGTGGCTCGGCGAGCCGCGAGCGGGTGGACGCGC harbors:
- a CDS encoding SDR family oxidoreductase; the encoded protein is MSEIRFDDRVAVITGAGGGLGKTYALDFAKRGGKVVVNDLGGAADGTGGGSSMADQTVKEINEAGGTAVANYDSVATPEGGESIIQTALDNFGQVDIVVNNAGILRDKSFAKLTPEELEIVLDVHLKGAFFVSQPAFRAMKERNYGRFVFTASAAGLLGNFGQTNYGAAKMGLVGLSNVLAVEGKKNNILSNVIAPIARTRLTEELMGELSKLIDPEQVTPLVTYLCSEACETTHSIYSVGGGKFSRMFIGVAEGWFAGQGSTPTAEDIAANWSTIDSDAGYVIPDSIGHEISSLLAAFKGEG